GCTGGTGATCTGCGGCGCCATCCTCTTCCACGAGCTTGGGCACGTGCTGGCGATGCGCTGGTACGGCGTGCCGGTGAAGGGGATCTACCTCATCCCCTTCGTGGGCGGCGTGGCCGTGGGCGATCCGGGGCGCGTGCGCCTGAGCGAATGGCAGCAGTTCGTGATCGCCATCATGGGGCCGGCGATCGGGTTCGTAACGGCGGCCGTGCCCTTGGTGGTGTTCGACGTGACGGGGTACGCATTCGCCGCCGCGGCCGCGAGCTGGATCGCGCTCGTAAACCTCTTCAATCTGCTGCCCATCTATCCTTTGGATGGCGGCCGCATGCTGCGGGCGTTGTTCGCCTCGGCGGGGGCGCGGGCGACGCGGGTCGGGATGGTGCTGTCGCTCGGGCTGGGCGCGGCCCTGTTGTGGCAGCTCCGGATTCCGCTGCTGGCGTTCATCCTCGTCGTCGGTGCGATCGAGTTCTACGTCGAGGTCAAGCGGGGCTCGGCGGCGACGCCCATGCCGGGTAGCGCGGTGCTCGCGGCGCTCGGGCTGTACGTGATGCTGGCCGCCGCCCTGATGACGGTGATGTTCGCCGTGCAGGACAGTCCGTCCGCCGGCCTGGCGTTGG
The Limimonas halophila genome window above contains:
- a CDS encoding metalloprotease, with product MTDGDGEAGSRTARATGAKAGGVRAGRGVNWGAAIAGLFKLAPKALKIGKLGKLALLGGSVGAYSLLFTWEFALVICGAILFHELGHVLAMRWYGVPVKGIYLIPFVGGVAVGDPGRVRLSEWQQFVIAIMGPAIGFVTAAVPLVVFDVTGYAFAAAAASWIALVNLFNLLPIYPLDGGRMLRALFASAGARATRVGMVLSLGLGAALLWQLRIPLLAFILVVGAIEFYVEVKRGSAATPMPGSAVLAALGLYVMLAAALMTVMFAVQDSPSAGLALELLKD